In one window of Orcinus orca chromosome 17, mOrcOrc1.1, whole genome shotgun sequence DNA:
- the ODF1 gene encoding outer dense fiber protein 1 has product MAALSCLLDSVRRDIKKVDRELRQLKCIDELSTRCLCDLYMHPYCCCDLHPYPYCLCYSKRSQSCGLCDFYPCCLCDAKLYCLRPSLRSLERKAIRAIEDEKRELAKLRRTTNRILASSCCSSNILGSVNVCGFEPDQVKVRVKDGKVCVSAERENRYDGLGSKKYSYMNICKEFSLPPCVDEKDVTYSYGLGSCVKIESPCYPCTSPCNPCDPCSPCDPCNPCYPCGSRFACRKMIL; this is encoded by the exons ATGGCTGCACTGAGTTGTCTTCTGGACAGTGTTAGAAGGGACATAAAGAAGGTGGACAGAGAACTAAGGCAGTTGAAATGCATTGACGAACTCAGCACACGATGCCTGTGTGACTTATACATGCACCCATATTGCTGCTGTGACTTGCACCCGTACCCGTACTGCCTGTGCTATTCAAAGCGATCACAGTCCTGCGGCCTGTGTGATTTCTACCCATGTTGCCTGTGTGATGCCAAGCTTTACTGTCTTCGCCCGTCTCTCAGAAGTTTGGAGAGGAAAGCCATTAGAGCCATAGAAGATGAAAAGAGAGAGCTTGCCAA ATTGAGAAGAACAACAAATAGAATTCTAGCCTCCTCTTGCTGTAGCAGTAACATTTTAGGATCAGTGAACGTGTGCGGCTTTGAACCCGATCAAGTCAAGGTGCGAGTGAAGGACGGAAAGGTGTGCGTGTCAGCTGAGCGCGAGAACAGATACGACGGCCTGGGATCGAAAAAGTACAGCTACATGAACATCTGCAAAGAGTTCAGCTTGCCCCCGTGTGTAGATGAGAAGGACGTGACGTACTCCTACGGGCTCGGCAGTTGTGTCAAGATCGAGTCTCCCTGCTACCCTTGCACGTCTCCCTGCAACCCCTGTGATCCCTGCAGCCCCTGTGACCCCTGCAACCCATGCTATCCCTGTGGGAGCCGGTTTGCCTGTAGGAAGATGATTTTGTAA